One region of Drosophila kikkawai strain 14028-0561.14 chromosome 2R, DkikHiC1v2, whole genome shotgun sequence genomic DNA includes:
- the Nt5c gene encoding 5'-nucleotidase domain-containing protein 3 isoform X1 — translation MCAAGNPIVSALLRQNVLLRSVVAIRSWNTALAPLSKSNSSAQWQSRSFSSDAGATVTGASAASATAPAQISHPKTVSDFQELYEATKKKFQSKKLPVDVHPDAVFACNELDLSEVQVYGFDYDYTLACYKPILEDLLYNLAREMLVKRFRYPDDILELEYEPNFAVRGLHYDVEKGLLVKLDSFLQLQLGSVYRGRTKVEADEVLKLYHNRLLPIAYVEGPNNSYRHNTNSKMVQLADLFSVPEMCLLCNVIEYFERNRIDYNPEIVFHDVRTAMGSCHPIMHGKVMLNTEKYIERNPKLVKFFEKLQQAGKNLFLVTNSPYSFVNCGMSWLVGSNWRDFFDVVIVQARKPKFFTDESRPIRLFDERTQSHLWDRVFKLEKGKIYYEGSVRQLQELKGWRGHSVLYFGDHPYSDLADVTLKHSWRTGAIISELAHEIKTLNRVDFKMSANWLQMLTQLIEETQDDESEAAQKCLRDWMDERDQLRNKTKNVFNEQFGSVFRTYHNPTYFSRRLFRFADIYTSDITNLLKFSTTHTFYPRRGVMPHEYASHFI, via the exons ATGTGCGCGGCAGGCAATCCCATCGTGAGTGCGCTCCTCAGGCAGAATGTGCTCCTGCGAAGCGTTGTCGCCATCCGGAGCTGGAATACTGCCCTTGCCCCACTGTCTAAATCAAACTCGAGCGCCCAGTGGCAGTCCCGCTCTTTTTCGTCGGACGCTGGAGCGACCGTTACTGGGGCTTCCGCTGCATCTGCCACTGCTCCCGCTCAGATCTCGCACCCGAAAACAGTGAGTGATTTCCAAGAGCTCTACGAAGCCACCAAAAAGAAGTTCCAAT CCAAGAAGCTGCCTGTGGACGTGCATCCCGATGCGGTGTTTGCCTGCAACGAGCTGGATCTGAGCGAGGTGCAGGTGTATGGCTTCGATTACGACTACACTCTGGCCTGCTACAAGCCGATCCTGGAGGACTTGCTGTACAACCTGGCTCGGGAGATGCTGGTGAAGCGGTTCCGCTACCCGGACGACATTCTCGAACTGGAATATGAGCCGAACTTTGCAGTGCGCGGCCTGCACTACGATGTGGAAAAGGGTCTGCTCGTCAAGCTGGACAGCttcctgcagctgcagctgggcTCTGTCTACCGAGGTCGCACCAAAGTCGAGGCCGATGAGGTGCTGAAGCTGTACCACAACCGATTGCTGCCCATTGCCTATGTGGAGGGGCCAAACAATAGCTATAGG CACAACACCAACTCCAAAATGGTGCAGCTGGCCGATCTTTTTTCCGTACCTGAAATGTGTCTGTTGTGCAACGTGATTGAGTATTTCGAGAGGAATCGCATCGACTATAATCCAGAGATTGTTTTCCATGACGTGAGGACGGCCATGGGCTCCTGCCATCCCATTATGCATGGCAAGGTGATGCTGAACACCGAGAAGTATATTGAACGTAATCCGAAGCTAGTCAAGTTCTTTGAGAAGCTGCAGCAGGCGGGCAAGAATCTCTTTCTGGTCACCAATAGCCCGTACTCGTTTGT GAACTGCGGCATGTCCTGGCTGGTGGGCTCAAACTGGCGCGATTTCTTTGATGTGGTCATTGTGCAGGCACGAAAGCCCAAGTTCTTTACGGATGAATCTCGGCCCATTAGGCTGTTTGACGAACGAACACAGTCCCATCTGTGGGATCGCGTTTTCAAGCTGGAAAAGGGTAAAATTTACTACGAG GGTTCAGTGAGGCAGCTGCAGGAGCTCAAGGGCTGGCGTGGCCATTCTGTGCTCTATTTTGGGGATCATCCCTACAGCGATCTGGCAGATGTCACCCTGAAGCACAGCTGGCGAACGGGCGCCATCATCAGTGAGCTAGCG CACGAAATCAAGACCCTGAACCGTGTGGACTTCAAGATGAGCGCCAACTGGCTGCAAATGCTGACGCAACTCATCGAGGAGACCCAGGACGACGAGAGCGAGGCGGCCCAAAAGTGCCTCAGGGATTGGATGGATGAGCGGGATCAGTTGCG CAACAAAACCAAGAACGTGTTCAACGAGCAGTTTGGCAGCGTTTTCCGCACCTATCACAATCCCACGTACTTCTCGAGACGCCTCTTCCGCTTCGCCGATATCTACACGAGTGACATAACGAACCTGCTCAAGTTCTCCACCACCCACACCTTCTATCCCCGCCG
- the Nt5c gene encoding 5'-nucleotidase domain-containing protein 3 isoform X2 → MLVKRFRYPDDILELEYEPNFAVRGLHYDVEKGLLVKLDSFLQLQLGSVYRGRTKVEADEVLKLYHNRLLPIAYVEGPNNSYRHNTNSKMVQLADLFSVPEMCLLCNVIEYFERNRIDYNPEIVFHDVRTAMGSCHPIMHGKVMLNTEKYIERNPKLVKFFEKLQQAGKNLFLVTNSPYSFVNCGMSWLVGSNWRDFFDVVIVQARKPKFFTDESRPIRLFDERTQSHLWDRVFKLEKGKIYYEGSVRQLQELKGWRGHSVLYFGDHPYSDLADVTLKHSWRTGAIISELAHEIKTLNRVDFKMSANWLQMLTQLIEETQDDESEAAQKCLRDWMDERDQLRNKTKNVFNEQFGSVFRTYHNPTYFSRRLFRFADIYTSDITNLLKFSTTHTFYPRRGVMPHEYASHFI, encoded by the exons ATGCTGGTGAAGCGGTTCCGCTACCCGGACGACATTCTCGAACTGGAATATGAGCCGAACTTTGCAGTGCGCGGCCTGCACTACGATGTGGAAAAGGGTCTGCTCGTCAAGCTGGACAGCttcctgcagctgcagctgggcTCTGTCTACCGAGGTCGCACCAAAGTCGAGGCCGATGAGGTGCTGAAGCTGTACCACAACCGATTGCTGCCCATTGCCTATGTGGAGGGGCCAAACAATAGCTATAGG CACAACACCAACTCCAAAATGGTGCAGCTGGCCGATCTTTTTTCCGTACCTGAAATGTGTCTGTTGTGCAACGTGATTGAGTATTTCGAGAGGAATCGCATCGACTATAATCCAGAGATTGTTTTCCATGACGTGAGGACGGCCATGGGCTCCTGCCATCCCATTATGCATGGCAAGGTGATGCTGAACACCGAGAAGTATATTGAACGTAATCCGAAGCTAGTCAAGTTCTTTGAGAAGCTGCAGCAGGCGGGCAAGAATCTCTTTCTGGTCACCAATAGCCCGTACTCGTTTGT GAACTGCGGCATGTCCTGGCTGGTGGGCTCAAACTGGCGCGATTTCTTTGATGTGGTCATTGTGCAGGCACGAAAGCCCAAGTTCTTTACGGATGAATCTCGGCCCATTAGGCTGTTTGACGAACGAACACAGTCCCATCTGTGGGATCGCGTTTTCAAGCTGGAAAAGGGTAAAATTTACTACGAG GGTTCAGTGAGGCAGCTGCAGGAGCTCAAGGGCTGGCGTGGCCATTCTGTGCTCTATTTTGGGGATCATCCCTACAGCGATCTGGCAGATGTCACCCTGAAGCACAGCTGGCGAACGGGCGCCATCATCAGTGAGCTAGCG CACGAAATCAAGACCCTGAACCGTGTGGACTTCAAGATGAGCGCCAACTGGCTGCAAATGCTGACGCAACTCATCGAGGAGACCCAGGACGACGAGAGCGAGGCGGCCCAAAAGTGCCTCAGGGATTGGATGGATGAGCGGGATCAGTTGCG CAACAAAACCAAGAACGTGTTCAACGAGCAGTTTGGCAGCGTTTTCCGCACCTATCACAATCCCACGTACTTCTCGAGACGCCTCTTCCGCTTCGCCGATATCTACACGAGTGACATAACGAACCTGCTCAAGTTCTCCACCACCCACACCTTCTATCCCCGCCG